Within the Magnetospirillum sp. ME-1 genome, the region GCGTTGAAGAAGGGCGGACCCACCGACACCTTGCCGAGGTTGAGAGCGTCGGCGATCAGCGGGTAAAGGGTGCCCAGCAGCACGGTGGCCGCACCGGTGGCCATCAGCACGTTGTTGAGCAGCAACGCGCCTTCGCGCGAGATGGGCGAGAACAGGCCGCCCATCTTCATGGACGGCGCCCGGGCGGCGTAAAGGGCCAGCGAACCGCCCACCGCGCCGCACAGCAGCACTAAGATGAACACGCCCCTGGCCGGGTCGGTGGCGAAGGCGTGCACGCTGGTGAGCACGCCCGAACGCACCAGGAAGGTGCCCAACAGCGACAGGCCGAAGGCGACGATGGCCAAAAGGATGGTCCAGCTCTTCAGCGCGTCGCGCTTTTCCACCACGATGGCGGAGTGCAGCAGGGCGGTGCCGGCCAGCCAGGGCATGAACGAGGCGTTCTCCACCGGGTCCCAGTACCACCAGCCGCCCCAGCCCAGCGTGTAATAGGCCCACCACGAGCCCAGCACGATGCCGGCGGTGAGGAACACCCAGGCGGCCAGCGTCCAGGGCCGCACCCAGCGGGCCCAGGCGGCGTCCACCCGGCCTTCCAGCAGGGCGGCGATGGCGAACGAGAAGGCCATGGAGAAGCCCACATAGCCCAGGTACAGGAAGGGCGGATGGAAGGCCAGGCCCGGGTCCTGCAGCATGGGATTGAGGCCCTGGCCGTTGATGGGGGGCGGCTCCAGGCGGGCGAAGGGATTGGAGGTGAGCAGGATGAAGGCCAGAAAGCCCACGGCGATCATGGCCTGCACGGCCAGGGCGCGGGACTTCAGGCCCGGCGGCAGGTTGCGGCCGAACAGGGTCACGGCGAAGCCGAACAGGGCCAGGATGGTGATCCACAAGAGCAGCGAGCCCTCGTGGTTGCCCCACACGCCCGCCACCTTGTAGAGCATGGGCTTGTCGGTATGGCTGTTCTGGGCGACGTTCATCAGCGAGAAATCGCTGGTGACATAGGCGTTGGTCAGCGCCCCGAAGGCGATGGCGATGAACAGGAACTGCAGCGTGGCGGCCGAGCCGGCCACGTTCATCCAGGCGGTGTTGCCGCGCCTGGCGCCCATCAGCGGGACAATCGCCTGCACCAATGCGACGCACAAAGCCAGCACCAGGGCGAAATGGCCGATTTCGGCGATCATGAAACCTCTCCAGCGTCATTCCCGCGCAGGCGGGAATCCATGCGTCCGCAGACAGTATCTATTACGGTTCCCATTCGTCTCGCCCCACCATGGACCCCCGCCTTCGCGGGGGTGACGAAAAAGAAAGCGGCCGTCACTTCTGCTGCTTGCCGTCGTTCCACTGGCCGGACTTCTTCAGGGCGTCGGCCACTTCCTTGGGCATGTAGTTCTCGTCGTGCTTGGCCAGCACCTCGGTGGCCTGGAAATGGCCGCCCTTTTCCATGCGGCCTTCCACCACCACGCCCTGGCCCTCGCGGAACAGGTCGGGCAGCACGCCGGTATAGACCACGGCAATGGCGTTGGTCACGTCGGTGACCTTGAAGCTGATGGTCTTGCCGTCCTTGACCACGGAATCGTTTTCCACCAATCCGCCGATGCGCATGCGCCGTCCCTCGGGGATGCGCTGGCTGACGATGTCGGTGGGGGAATAGAAGTAGACCAGGCTGTCGGAGATGGCGGTCAGCACCAGCGCTACCGCGCCGCCCAATGCCGCCATGCCGAGAAGGACGAAATACAGCCTGCGTTGCTTGCGGGTCACTCTTCGGTCTCCGAATCCTTGCCCCGGCGGGCGCGGCGGGCCTGCTGCAGCACCTCCAGCTCGGCCTCGGCCTTGCGGGCCGCGGACAGCGAGAGGATCAGCACCAGGGCCAGCACGACGGCGCCGACTCCGTAGGCGGGCCACACATAGCCGCCATAGCCGCCCATATGGAGCAAAGCCTGGAAGGATTCCATGACGTTGGTCACTCCCCTTGGGCCGCGGCGTGGATCTGCGCCATGCGGATGACCCGAATTTTCTGCGAAGCGATCTCGGCGCGGCCCCGAAGGATCAGGATGGAGATCCAATAGGCCTTGAACCCCACCGCCATCAGCAGCAGCGGAATCAGCATGGACGAATCGATGGCCGGACCGCCCATCTTCACCACCGAGGCCGGTTGGTGCAGCGTGTTCCACCAATCCACCGACCACTTGATCACCGGCACGTTGACGGCGCCCACCAGGGCCAGGATGGCGGCGGCCTTGTGGCCGCGCTCGGGGTCGTCGAAGGCGTTGACCAGGGCCATGTAGCCGAAATAGAGGAACAGCAGGATCAGCATGCTGGTCAGCCGGGCGTCCCAGGCCCACCAGGTGCCCCACATGGGCTTGCCCCACAAGGACCCGGTGAGCAGGCACAGGAAGGTGAAGGCGGCGCCCACCGGCGCGGTGGCCTTGGCCAGCAGATCGGCCAGCGGATGCTTCCAGATCAGCGCCATGGCCGAAAACACCGCCATGGCGGTGTAGCAGAACATGCCCATCCAGGCCGAGGGCACGTGGACGTACATGATGCGCACGCTTTCACCCTGCTGGTAATCGGCCGGCGAGCCCAGGAGGGCGAAATAGAGCCCCGACCCCAGGCAGAGGATGGCGATGGCGTTCGACCAGGGCAGAATCACCTTGGCGAGGCGGAGGAAGCGGGCGGGATTGGCGAAGCGATGCATGGCGCCCTTTCTTAGCGCCGTTCCATTCGCATTTCCAGCGGAGTCGAACGGGCGGGGCGTGAACAAAAGTTCATG harbors:
- a CDS encoding heme lyase CcmF/NrfE family subunit, with amino-acid sequence MIAEIGHFALVLALCVALVQAIVPLMGARRGNTAWMNVAGSAATLQFLFIAIAFGALTNAYVTSDFSLMNVAQNSHTDKPMLYKVAGVWGNHEGSLLLWITILALFGFAVTLFGRNLPPGLKSRALAVQAMIAVGFLAFILLTSNPFARLEPPPINGQGLNPMLQDPGLAFHPPFLYLGYVGFSMAFSFAIAALLEGRVDAAWARWVRPWTLAAWVFLTAGIVLGSWWAYYTLGWGGWWYWDPVENASFMPWLAGTALLHSAIVVEKRDALKSWTILLAIVAFGLSLLGTFLVRSGVLTSVHAFATDPARGVFILVLLCGAVGGSLALYAARAPSMKMGGLFSPISREGALLLNNVLMATGAATVLLGTLYPLIADALNLGKVSVGPPFFNAVFLPLMAPMVLVMAAAPMMSWKRGDLAGVLARLKFIGALALGSAMAVWFLQGGSSGPWWTAAGFALAVWLGLGTLWDLAERIGLFTRPGQALSRAAKLPNSAWGMVLAHFGLAVFIVGLTASSAWTTEHIQTQKIGETVTVGGFGVTLKSVDDVPGPNYTATRATFEISRGGTVIDVMSPEKRLYKQPPRPTTTAAIRSGITGDLYVVIGDPDPNKGGWVTRLYFNPCIPWLWAGALLLIVGGLISLADRRHRVGAPARAANAAAKA
- the ccmE gene encoding cytochrome c maturation protein CcmE; translated protein: MTRKQRRLYFVLLGMAALGGAVALVLTAISDSLVYFYSPTDIVSQRIPEGRRMRIGGLVENDSVVKDGKTISFKVTDVTNAIAVVYTGVLPDLFREGQGVVVEGRMEKGGHFQATEVLAKHDENYMPKEVADALKKSGQWNDGKQQK
- a CDS encoding heme ABC transporter permease encodes the protein MHRFANPARFLRLAKVILPWSNAIAILCLGSGLYFALLGSPADYQQGESVRIMYVHVPSAWMGMFCYTAMAVFSAMALIWKHPLADLLAKATAPVGAAFTFLCLLTGSLWGKPMWGTWWAWDARLTSMLILLFLYFGYMALVNAFDDPERGHKAAAILALVGAVNVPVIKWSVDWWNTLHQPASVVKMGGPAIDSSMLIPLLLMAVGFKAYWISILILRGRAEIASQKIRVIRMAQIHAAAQGE
- the ccmD gene encoding heme exporter protein CcmD, with the translated sequence MESFQALLHMGGYGGYVWPAYGVGAVVLALVLILSLSAARKAEAELEVLQQARRARRGKDSETEE